A genomic region of Solanum dulcamara chromosome 2, daSolDulc1.2, whole genome shotgun sequence contains the following coding sequences:
- the LOC129880905 gene encoding uncharacterized protein LOC129880905 isoform X2, with product MDDSYTNFPTSHLVGSVPAVVTEEKNSYKPQALAANSPMLPPNNGSNAGRGYQTLGGEGDGQQSTNKWNGVFSVSSYTEYFNVDTDLVLNRLMSSLNPTTGDFFSKIDANPDLYGLVWISTTLVFVLSSIGNCATYLMHKRSDNNSSWNFDVNYVNVAACSVYGYALLVPLGFYFLHRYMGISASLIRFWCLWGYSLFVLVLSSFLLIIPIEFLRWTITIAAATTSASFVALNLRTYVQSDDLMIILVAAFALQAALTIFIKMWFFS from the exons ATGGACGATTCTTACACCAATTTCCCGACGAGTCACCTTGTTGGCTCAGTACCG GCAGTTGTCACTGAAGAAAAGAACAGCTATAAACCACAAG CCCTTGCAGCAAATTCTCCAATGCTTCCTCCAAATAATGGTTCAAATGCAGGAAGAGGGTATCAAACTCTTGGAGGTG AAGGAGATGGGCAGCAATCAACAAACAAATGGAATGGAGTATTTAGCGTGTCATCTTATACAGAATATTTTAACGTGGATACAGACCTTGTCTTGAACAGATTGATGAGTTCATTGAATCCTACTACTGGAGATTTCTTCAGCAAGATTGATGCTAACCCTGACCT TTATGGGCTTGTCTGGATATCTACTACTTTAGTATTTGTCCTTTCTTCCATTGGGAACTGTGCCACATACTTGATGCACAAAAGGAGCGATAATAATAGTTCTTGGAACTTTGATGTCAATTATGTGAATGTGGCAGCCTGCTCAGTATATGGTTATGCATTGCTAGTGCCGTTGGGGTTTTACTTCTTGCATCGGTATATGGGTATAAGTGCTAGCCTGATACGCTTCTGGTGCTTGTGGGGATATTCACTTTTTGTTTTAGTTCTGAGCTCT TTTCTGTTGATCATCCCCATCGAGTTCCTTAGGTGGACCATCACAATTGCTGCTGCCACAACATCAGCTAGTTTCGTTGCTTTAAACCTCAGGACATATGTACAGTCAGATGATCTTATGATTATACTGGTTGCTGCTTTTGCCCTGCAAGCGGCTTTGACAATCTTTATCAAGATGTGGTTCTTCTCTTAA
- the LOC129880905 gene encoding uncharacterized protein LOC129880905 isoform X3: MDDSYTNFPTSHLVGSVPAVVTEEKNSYKPQAALAANSPMLPPNNGSNAGRGYQTLGEGDGQQSTNKWNGVFSVSSYTEYFNVDTDLVLNRLMSSLNPTTGDFFSKIDANPDLYGLVWISTTLVFVLSSIGNCATYLMHKRSDNNSSWNFDVNYVNVAACSVYGYALLVPLGFYFLHRYMGISASLIRFWCLWGYSLFVLVLSSFLLIIPIEFLRWTITIAAATTSASFVALNLRTYVQSDDLMIILVAAFALQAALTIFIKMWFFS; this comes from the exons ATGGACGATTCTTACACCAATTTCCCGACGAGTCACCTTGTTGGCTCAGTACCG GCAGTTGTCACTGAAGAAAAGAACAGCTATAAACCACAAG CAGCCCTTGCAGCAAATTCTCCAATGCTTCCTCCAAATAATGGTTCAAATGCAGGAAGAGGGTATCAAACTCTTGGAG AAGGAGATGGGCAGCAATCAACAAACAAATGGAATGGAGTATTTAGCGTGTCATCTTATACAGAATATTTTAACGTGGATACAGACCTTGTCTTGAACAGATTGATGAGTTCATTGAATCCTACTACTGGAGATTTCTTCAGCAAGATTGATGCTAACCCTGACCT TTATGGGCTTGTCTGGATATCTACTACTTTAGTATTTGTCCTTTCTTCCATTGGGAACTGTGCCACATACTTGATGCACAAAAGGAGCGATAATAATAGTTCTTGGAACTTTGATGTCAATTATGTGAATGTGGCAGCCTGCTCAGTATATGGTTATGCATTGCTAGTGCCGTTGGGGTTTTACTTCTTGCATCGGTATATGGGTATAAGTGCTAGCCTGATACGCTTCTGGTGCTTGTGGGGATATTCACTTTTTGTTTTAGTTCTGAGCTCT TTTCTGTTGATCATCCCCATCGAGTTCCTTAGGTGGACCATCACAATTGCTGCTGCCACAACATCAGCTAGTTTCGTTGCTTTAAACCTCAGGACATATGTACAGTCAGATGATCTTATGATTATACTGGTTGCTGCTTTTGCCCTGCAAGCGGCTTTGACAATCTTTATCAAGATGTGGTTCTTCTCTTAA
- the LOC129880905 gene encoding uncharacterized protein LOC129880905 isoform X4 → MDDSYTNFPTSHLVGSVPAVVTEEKNSYKPQALAANSPMLPPNNGSNAGRGYQTLGEGDGQQSTNKWNGVFSVSSYTEYFNVDTDLVLNRLMSSLNPTTGDFFSKIDANPDLYGLVWISTTLVFVLSSIGNCATYLMHKRSDNNSSWNFDVNYVNVAACSVYGYALLVPLGFYFLHRYMGISASLIRFWCLWGYSLFVLVLSSFLLIIPIEFLRWTITIAAATTSASFVALNLRTYVQSDDLMIILVAAFALQAALTIFIKMWFFS, encoded by the exons ATGGACGATTCTTACACCAATTTCCCGACGAGTCACCTTGTTGGCTCAGTACCG GCAGTTGTCACTGAAGAAAAGAACAGCTATAAACCACAAG CCCTTGCAGCAAATTCTCCAATGCTTCCTCCAAATAATGGTTCAAATGCAGGAAGAGGGTATCAAACTCTTGGAG AAGGAGATGGGCAGCAATCAACAAACAAATGGAATGGAGTATTTAGCGTGTCATCTTATACAGAATATTTTAACGTGGATACAGACCTTGTCTTGAACAGATTGATGAGTTCATTGAATCCTACTACTGGAGATTTCTTCAGCAAGATTGATGCTAACCCTGACCT TTATGGGCTTGTCTGGATATCTACTACTTTAGTATTTGTCCTTTCTTCCATTGGGAACTGTGCCACATACTTGATGCACAAAAGGAGCGATAATAATAGTTCTTGGAACTTTGATGTCAATTATGTGAATGTGGCAGCCTGCTCAGTATATGGTTATGCATTGCTAGTGCCGTTGGGGTTTTACTTCTTGCATCGGTATATGGGTATAAGTGCTAGCCTGATACGCTTCTGGTGCTTGTGGGGATATTCACTTTTTGTTTTAGTTCTGAGCTCT TTTCTGTTGATCATCCCCATCGAGTTCCTTAGGTGGACCATCACAATTGCTGCTGCCACAACATCAGCTAGTTTCGTTGCTTTAAACCTCAGGACATATGTACAGTCAGATGATCTTATGATTATACTGGTTGCTGCTTTTGCCCTGCAAGCGGCTTTGACAATCTTTATCAAGATGTGGTTCTTCTCTTAA
- the LOC129880906 gene encoding CASP-like protein 5B1: MKELFGGPGKVSGLVLRMCQFLFAASSMVVMASSHGFATYTAFCYLIASMGLQVLWSFSLACLDIHALRLKRDLRNYVFLSLLVIGDWVTGILSLAAACSSAGVVVLIVKDTNMCKSNPKLSCHMFQISVALAFLSWFFLAISSCVMFWLAAS; the protein is encoded by the exons ATGAAGGAATTGTTTGGGGGTCCAGGGAAAGTGAGTGGGTTGGTATTGCGAATGTGTCAGTTTTTATTTGCTGCTTCTTCTATGGTTGTAATGGCTTCTTCTCATGGTTTCGCCACTTATACTGCTTTCTG CTATTTAATTGCATCAATGGGGCTGCAAGTATTATGGAGCTTCTCACTTGCCTGCTTGGATATCCATGCCTTAAGATTGAAAAGAGATCTAAGGAATTATGTCTTTTTGAGCTTGCTTGTAATCGGTGATTGG GTGACAGGCATTTTATCACTTGCTGCTGCATGCTCATCAGCCGGTGTGGTAGTTTTGATTGTTAAAGATACAAATATGTGCAAATCCAATCCTAAGCTATCCTGCCACATGTTTCAAATTTCAGTAGCTTTGGCTTTCCTCTCATGGTTCTTCCTTGCCATTTCTTCCTGCGTCATGTTTTGGCTCGCGGCCTCTTGA
- the LOC129880905 gene encoding uncharacterized protein LOC129880905 isoform X1, translating to MDDSYTNFPTSHLVGSVPAVVTEEKNSYKPQAALAANSPMLPPNNGSNAGRGYQTLGGEGDGQQSTNKWNGVFSVSSYTEYFNVDTDLVLNRLMSSLNPTTGDFFSKIDANPDLYGLVWISTTLVFVLSSIGNCATYLMHKRSDNNSSWNFDVNYVNVAACSVYGYALLVPLGFYFLHRYMGISASLIRFWCLWGYSLFVLVLSSFLLIIPIEFLRWTITIAAATTSASFVALNLRTYVQSDDLMIILVAAFALQAALTIFIKMWFFS from the exons ATGGACGATTCTTACACCAATTTCCCGACGAGTCACCTTGTTGGCTCAGTACCG GCAGTTGTCACTGAAGAAAAGAACAGCTATAAACCACAAG CAGCCCTTGCAGCAAATTCTCCAATGCTTCCTCCAAATAATGGTTCAAATGCAGGAAGAGGGTATCAAACTCTTGGAGGTG AAGGAGATGGGCAGCAATCAACAAACAAATGGAATGGAGTATTTAGCGTGTCATCTTATACAGAATATTTTAACGTGGATACAGACCTTGTCTTGAACAGATTGATGAGTTCATTGAATCCTACTACTGGAGATTTCTTCAGCAAGATTGATGCTAACCCTGACCT TTATGGGCTTGTCTGGATATCTACTACTTTAGTATTTGTCCTTTCTTCCATTGGGAACTGTGCCACATACTTGATGCACAAAAGGAGCGATAATAATAGTTCTTGGAACTTTGATGTCAATTATGTGAATGTGGCAGCCTGCTCAGTATATGGTTATGCATTGCTAGTGCCGTTGGGGTTTTACTTCTTGCATCGGTATATGGGTATAAGTGCTAGCCTGATACGCTTCTGGTGCTTGTGGGGATATTCACTTTTTGTTTTAGTTCTGAGCTCT TTTCTGTTGATCATCCCCATCGAGTTCCTTAGGTGGACCATCACAATTGCTGCTGCCACAACATCAGCTAGTTTCGTTGCTTTAAACCTCAGGACATATGTACAGTCAGATGATCTTATGATTATACTGGTTGCTGCTTTTGCCCTGCAAGCGGCTTTGACAATCTTTATCAAGATGTGGTTCTTCTCTTAA